In Streptomyces sp. NBC_00483, a single window of DNA contains:
- the opcA gene encoding glucose-6-phosphate dehydrogenase assembly protein OpcA, with protein MKIDLTDTTSSKINKALVKGRRAIGTPAVGMVLTLVIVTDEENAYDALKAANEASREHPSRTLVVIKRVSRSPRDRTKSRLDAEVRVGAEAGTGETVVLRLYGEVINHAQSVVLPLLLPDAPTVVWWPVDAPLDPANDPLGALAQRRVTDTYAAEQPVHELEARAESYAPGDTDLSWTRITPWRSMLAAALDQVTCDVTSVEVEGEEFNPSCELLAMWLADRLDVPVRRSLSAGPGLTGVRLESTCGPIVLDRADGTLATLSIQGQPDRAVALKRRETSELIAEELRRLDPDDTYAAALRFGVDRLGEPEDQKTVPESVSSAASAAPAAAPAQKAAAKKAPAKKAPAKKAPAKKATTK; from the coding sequence ATGAAGATCGACCTGACGGACACCACGTCCAGCAAGATCAACAAGGCCCTCGTGAAGGGGCGCCGGGCGATCGGCACCCCCGCCGTCGGCATGGTGCTGACCCTCGTCATCGTCACCGACGAGGAGAACGCCTACGACGCCCTGAAGGCCGCCAACGAGGCCTCGCGCGAGCATCCCTCGCGCACCCTCGTGGTCATCAAGCGCGTCTCGCGCTCCCCTCGCGACCGTACGAAGTCCCGGCTCGACGCCGAGGTTCGCGTGGGCGCCGAGGCGGGCACCGGCGAGACCGTCGTCCTGCGCCTGTACGGCGAGGTCATCAACCACGCCCAGTCGGTCGTCCTGCCGCTGCTGCTGCCGGACGCCCCGACGGTGGTGTGGTGGCCCGTGGACGCGCCGCTGGACCCCGCGAACGACCCGCTGGGCGCCCTGGCCCAGCGCCGCGTCACGGACACGTACGCGGCCGAGCAGCCGGTTCACGAGCTGGAGGCCAGGGCCGAGTCCTACGCTCCCGGCGACACGGACCTGTCCTGGACCCGGATCACGCCGTGGCGCTCCATGCTGGCCGCCGCGCTCGACCAGGTGACCTGCGACGTCACCTCGGTCGAGGTCGAGGGCGAGGAGTTCAACCCGAGCTGCGAGCTGCTCGCGATGTGGCTCGCGGACCGGCTCGACGTCCCGGTGCGGCGCAGCCTGTCGGCGGGGCCCGGGCTCACCGGCGTACGCCTGGAGTCCACCTGCGGCCCGATCGTCCTCGACCGGGCCGACGGCACCCTCGCCACGCTCTCCATCCAGGGCCAGCCGGACCGCGCGGTCGCGCTCAAGCGCCGCGAGACGTCCGAGCTGATCGCGGAGGAGCTGCGCCGGCTCGACCCGGACGACACGTACGCGGCCGCGCTGCGGTTCGGCGTGGACCGGCTGGGCGAGCCCGAGGACCAGAAGACGGTGCCGGAGTCGGTGTCGTCGGCAGCCTCGGCCGCTCCGGCGGCGGCGCCCGCACAGAAGGCGGCCGCGAAGAAGGCACCGGCCAAGAAGGCCCCTGCCAAAAAGGCTCCGGCCAAGAAGGCAACGACGAAGTGA
- the pgl gene encoding 6-phosphogluconolactonase, whose product MSAAPQLVVHRDKELMAQAAAARLITKIVDAQSARGSASVVLTGGRNGNGLLAALKAAPARDAIDWGRLDLWWGDERFLPDGDPERNYTQAKEALLDAVPLDPARVHPMPASDGPFEVEAAAEAYAAELANAAGPEDHGPAPTFDVLMLGVGPDTHVASLFPELPAVRETERTVVGVHGAPKPPPTRTTLTLPAIRAAREVWLLAAGEDKAKAAAIALSGAGEIQAPAAGAYGRSRTLWLLDAAAASQLPPELYPPAVS is encoded by the coding sequence GTGAGTGCAGCACCCCAACTCGTCGTCCACCGCGACAAGGAGCTGATGGCGCAGGCGGCCGCGGCCCGGCTGATCACCAAGATCGTCGACGCCCAGTCCGCCCGCGGCTCCGCCTCCGTCGTCCTGACGGGCGGGCGCAACGGCAACGGCCTGCTGGCCGCGCTGAAGGCGGCGCCCGCCCGGGACGCGATCGACTGGGGCAGGCTCGACCTGTGGTGGGGCGACGAGCGCTTCCTGCCGGACGGCGACCCCGAGCGCAACTACACGCAGGCGAAGGAGGCGCTGCTCGACGCGGTGCCGCTCGACCCCGCGCGCGTGCACCCCATGCCCGCGTCGGACGGGCCCTTCGAGGTGGAGGCCGCGGCCGAGGCGTACGCGGCCGAGCTCGCGAACGCCGCGGGACCCGAGGACCACGGCCCCGCGCCGACCTTCGACGTCCTGATGCTCGGCGTCGGCCCGGACACGCACGTCGCGTCGCTCTTCCCCGAGCTTCCGGCGGTCCGCGAGACGGAGCGCACGGTCGTCGGCGTGCACGGCGCCCCCAAGCCCCCGCCCACCCGCACCACGCTCACGCTCCCGGCGATCCGGGCCGCGCGCGAGGTGTGGCTGCTGGCCGCGGGCGAGGACAAGGCGAAGGCCGCGGCGATCGCGCTGTCCGGCGCGGGCGAGATCCAGGCCCCTGCCGCGGGGGCGTACGGCCGCTCGCGCACGCTGTGGCTCCTGGACGCGGCCGCGGCGTCGCAGCTGCCGCCGGAGCTGTATCCGCCGGCCGTCTCGTAA
- the pgi gene encoding glucose-6-phosphate isomerase, with translation MNASDKQTALTQTPEWQALVKHREQLGDVQLRELFEADPARGSDWTLRVGDLHVDYSKHLVADETLRLLRELAAATDVFGLRDAMFRGDKINTTEDRAVLHTALRAPRDAVIEVDGENVVPGVHAVLDKMAAFADRVRSGEWTGHTGKRIRNVVNIGIGGSDLGPAMAYEVLRSFADRDLTVRFVSNVDGADLHEAVRDLDPAETLFVIASKTFTTIETITNATSARDWLLTELRASQEAVAKHFVALSTNAEKVSEFGIDTDNMFEFWDWVGGRYSYDSAIGLALMIAIGPDRFREMLDGFHLVDEHFRTAPAESNVPLLMGLLGIWYGNFHDAQSHAVLPYSHYLSKFTAYLQQLDMESNGKYVQRNGEEVGWQTGPVVWGTPGTNGQHAYYQLIHQGTKLIPADFIGFAEPVADLLPGLVAQHDLLMANFFAQTQALAFGKTPDEVRAEGVPEELVPHKTFKGNHPTTTILAKDLTPSVLGQLVALYEHKVFVQGAVWNIDSFDQWGVELGKVLAKRVEPALTEGEDVPGLDTSTQALVAKYRELRGR, from the coding sequence ATGAACGCGTCCGACAAGCAGACAGCACTCACCCAGACGCCCGAATGGCAGGCGCTCGTCAAGCACCGGGAGCAGCTGGGAGACGTACAGCTGCGGGAGTTGTTCGAGGCCGATCCCGCGCGCGGGTCCGACTGGACGCTGCGGGTCGGTGACCTGCACGTCGACTACTCCAAGCACCTGGTCGCCGACGAGACGCTGCGGCTGCTGCGCGAGCTGGCCGCCGCGACCGATGTGTTCGGCCTGCGTGACGCCATGTTCCGCGGCGACAAGATCAATACGACCGAGGACCGCGCCGTCCTGCACACCGCGCTGCGCGCCCCGCGGGACGCCGTGATCGAGGTCGACGGCGAGAACGTGGTGCCGGGCGTGCACGCCGTGCTCGACAAGATGGCAGCCTTCGCCGACCGCGTCAGGTCGGGGGAGTGGACCGGGCACACCGGCAAGCGGATCAGGAACGTCGTCAACATCGGCATCGGCGGCTCCGACCTCGGGCCCGCGATGGCGTACGAGGTGCTGCGCTCCTTCGCCGACCGCGACCTCACCGTCCGCTTCGTGTCGAACGTCGACGGGGCCGATCTGCACGAGGCCGTACGGGACCTGGACCCGGCCGAGACACTGTTCGTCATCGCCTCGAAGACCTTCACCACCATCGAGACGATCACCAACGCGACGTCCGCGCGCGACTGGCTGCTCACCGAGCTGAGGGCCAGTCAGGAAGCCGTCGCCAAGCACTTCGTGGCGCTTTCGACGAACGCCGAGAAGGTGTCGGAGTTCGGCATCGACACGGACAACATGTTCGAGTTCTGGGACTGGGTCGGCGGACGTTATTCGTATGACTCCGCGATCGGCCTGGCGCTGATGATCGCGATCGGTCCCGACCGCTTCCGCGAGATGCTCGACGGATTCCACCTCGTCGACGAGCACTTCCGCACGGCGCCCGCCGAGTCCAACGTCCCTCTGCTGATGGGCCTGTTGGGCATCTGGTACGGCAACTTCCACGACGCCCAGTCGCACGCCGTGCTGCCGTACTCGCACTACCTCTCCAAGTTCACGGCGTACCTCCAGCAGCTCGACATGGAGTCGAACGGCAAGTACGTGCAGAGGAACGGCGAGGAGGTCGGCTGGCAGACCGGCCCCGTGGTGTGGGGCACGCCGGGCACGAACGGACAGCACGCCTACTACCAACTCATCCACCAGGGAACGAAGTTGATCCCGGCGGACTTCATCGGCTTCGCCGAGCCCGTCGCCGATCTGCTGCCGGGGCTCGTCGCCCAGCACGACCTCCTCATGGCCAACTTCTTCGCGCAGACCCAGGCGCTCGCGTTCGGCAAGACGCCCGACGAGGTGCGCGCCGAGGGGGTGCCCGAGGAGCTGGTGCCGCACAAGACGTTCAAGGGCAATCACCCGACGACCACGATCCTCGCGAAGGACCTCACGCCGTCCGTGCTCGGGCAGTTGGTCGCCCTCTACGAGCACAAGGTGTTCGTGCAGGGCGCCGTCTGGAACATCGACTCCTTCGACCAGTGGGGCGTCGAACTCGGCAAGGTGCTCGCCAAGCGCGTCGAACCGGCGCTCACCGAGGGCGAGGACGTACCGGGTCTCGACACGTCGACGCAGGCGCTCGTAGCGAAGTACCGGGAGCTGCGAGGACGTTAA
- the secG gene encoding preprotein translocase subunit SecG: MGFSIALIVFSLLLMLLVLMHKGKGGGLSDMFGGGMQSSVGGSSVAERNLDRITIVIGLLWFACIVVLGILMKINR; the protein is encoded by the coding sequence ATGGGGTTCTCGATCGCCCTGATCGTCTTCAGCCTGCTGCTGATGCTCCTGGTGCTCATGCACAAGGGAAAGGGTGGCGGCCTCTCCGACATGTTCGGTGGCGGCATGCAGTCCTCGGTCGGTGGCTCCTCGGTCGCCGAGCGGAACCTCGACCGGATCACGATCGTGATCGGTCTCCTGTGGTTCGCGTGCATCGTGGTGCTCGGCATTCTGATGAAGATCAACAGGTAA
- a CDS encoding DUF2087 domain-containing protein codes for MTAIPVRPAVRHELLVHLTGTLFDAERTYSEREVNEALRTVHDDTAALRRYCVTDGLLVRENDGSDYRVPQYA; via the coding sequence CTGACGGCCATACCGGTACGGCCCGCCGTCCGCCATGAACTCCTGGTGCACCTCACGGGCACCCTCTTCGACGCCGAGCGCACCTACAGCGAGCGCGAGGTCAACGAGGCGCTGCGTACGGTCCACGACGACACGGCGGCGCTGCGCCGCTACTGCGTCACGGACGGCCTCCTCGTACGGGAGAACGACGGTTCCGACTACCGGGTGCCGCAGTACGCGTAA
- a CDS encoding RNA polymerase-binding protein RbpA, producing the protein MASGNAIRGSRVGAGPMGEAERGESAPRLRISFWCSNGHETQPSFASDAQVPETWDCPRCGFPAGQDRDSPPAPPRTEPYKTHLAYVRERRSDADGEAILAEALAKLRGEI; encoded by the coding sequence GTGGCAAGTGGCAACGCGATCCGAGGAAGTCGGGTCGGGGCGGGGCCGATGGGCGAGGCCGAGCGCGGCGAGTCCGCGCCGCGCCTGCGCATCTCCTTCTGGTGCTCGAACGGGCACGAGACGCAGCCGAGCTTCGCCTCCGACGCGCAGGTGCCGGAGACCTGGGACTGTCCGCGCTGCGGCTTCCCTGCCGGGCAGGACCGGGACAGCCCGCCGGCCCCGCCGCGTACGGAGCCGTACAAGACGCATCTGGCCTACGTGCGCGAGCGGCGCAGCGATGCGGACGGCGAGGCCATCCTCGCCGAGGCGCTCGCGAAACTGCGGGGCGAGATCTGA
- the zwf gene encoding glucose-6-phosphate dehydrogenase, with product MTAHGANNNPLRDAADRRLPRIAGPSGLVIFGVTGDLSRKKLMPAVYDLANRGLLPPGFSLIGFARREWQDEDFAQEVHDAVKQHARTPFREEVWQQLIQGMRFVQGNFDDDDAFENLKSTINDLDKSQGTGGNFAFYLSVPPKFFPNVVQQLKKHGLADAPEGSWRRAVIEKPFGHDLASAQDLNAIVHEVFDPDQVFRIDHYLGKETVQNILALRFANQMFEPIWNRSYVDHIQITMAEDIGIGGRAGYYDGIGAARDVIQNHLLQLMALTAMEEPASFDADALVAEKAKVLGAVKLPKDIGKDTVFAQYAAGWQGGEKAVGYLQEDGIDPKSKTDTYAAVKLEVDNRRWAGVPFYLRTGKRLGRRVTEIAVVFQRAPHSPFDHTATEELGQNAIVIRVQPDEGITVRFGSKVPGTSMEIRDVSMDFAYGESFTESSPEAYERLILDVLLGDANLFPRTEEVELSWNILDPIEGYWDKHGKPAQYPSGTWGPAEADEMLARDGRSWRRP from the coding sequence TTGACCGCACACGGAGCGAACAACAATCCGCTCCGTGACGCCGCCGACCGACGGCTCCCGCGCATCGCGGGGCCGTCGGGCCTGGTGATTTTCGGCGTTACGGGCGATTTGTCACGTAAGAAGCTGATGCCCGCTGTTTACGACCTGGCGAACCGGGGTCTCCTCCCGCCCGGCTTCTCGCTCATCGGGTTCGCCCGTCGCGAGTGGCAGGACGAGGACTTCGCGCAGGAAGTGCACGACGCGGTCAAGCAGCACGCGCGCACGCCGTTTCGCGAGGAGGTCTGGCAGCAGCTCATCCAGGGGATGCGCTTCGTCCAGGGCAACTTCGACGACGACGACGCGTTCGAGAACCTCAAGTCGACCATCAACGACCTGGACAAGTCGCAGGGCACGGGCGGCAACTTCGCGTTCTATCTCTCCGTGCCCCCCAAGTTCTTCCCGAACGTGGTCCAGCAGCTGAAGAAGCACGGCCTCGCGGACGCGCCCGAGGGCTCCTGGCGGCGCGCCGTCATCGAGAAGCCCTTCGGCCACGATCTCGCCTCCGCCCAGGACCTCAACGCGATCGTGCACGAGGTGTTCGACCCGGACCAGGTGTTCCGGATCGACCACTACCTCGGCAAGGAGACCGTCCAGAACATCCTGGCGCTGCGCTTCGCCAACCAGATGTTCGAGCCGATCTGGAACCGGTCGTACGTCGACCACATCCAGATCACGATGGCCGAGGACATCGGCATCGGCGGCCGCGCCGGCTACTACGACGGCATCGGCGCCGCCCGTGACGTCATCCAGAACCACCTGCTCCAGCTGATGGCGCTGACCGCCATGGAGGAGCCCGCCTCCTTCGACGCGGACGCACTCGTCGCCGAGAAGGCCAAAGTGCTGGGCGCCGTGAAGCTGCCGAAGGACATCGGCAAGGACACGGTGTTCGCGCAGTACGCGGCCGGGTGGCAGGGCGGCGAGAAGGCCGTCGGCTACCTCCAGGAAGACGGCATCGACCCGAAGTCGAAGACCGACACGTACGCGGCCGTCAAGTTGGAGGTGGACAACCGCCGTTGGGCGGGCGTGCCCTTCTACCTGCGGACCGGTAAGCGTCTTGGGCGTCGCGTCACCGAGATCGCCGTCGTCTTCCAGCGGGCGCCGCACTCCCCCTTCGACCACACGGCGACGGAGGAGCTGGGGCAGAACGCGATCGTGATCCGCGTCCAGCCGGACGAGGGCATCACGGTCCGCTTCGGCTCGAAGGTGCCAGGCACGTCGATGGAGATCCGGGACGTCTCGATGGACTTCGCCTACGGCGAGTCCTTCACCGAGTCGAGCCCCGAGGCGTACGAACGGCTCATCCTGGACGTCCTGTTGGGCGACGCCAACCTCTTCCCGCGCACGGAGGAGGTCGAGCTGTCCTGGAACATCCTCGACCCGATCGAGGGCTACTGGGACAAGCACGGCAAGCCCGCGCAGTACCCGTCCGGCACGTGGGGGCCCGCCGAGGCGGACGAAATGCTCGCACGAGACGGACGGAGCTGGCGGCGCCCATGA